Proteins from one Nitrospirota bacterium genomic window:
- a CDS encoding response regulator yields the protein MANENILVVDDDEDILNLIERHLSNKGYEVITAYDGEQALILLEKVKFDLVITDLKMPKVDGMEVLRRVKEKDPNIEVVILTGHGTMDSVIEALRDGGAFDYLHKPLYNIKQLSFVTKKAIERKHLRFENQRLFETLKDTNKRLSEKLSRVTRDLGGIINIVSSSSDNELKQTLVPALEALIEVLNVEG from the coding sequence ATGGCAAACGAAAACATTCTTGTTGTTGATGACGATGAGGACATATTGAATTTGATAGAGAGGCACCTCAGCAATAAGGGTTATGAGGTTATAACTGCTTATGACGGCGAACAGGCATTAATACTGCTTGAAAAGGTAAAATTCGATCTAGTTATTACAGATTTAAAAATGCCTAAAGTGGATGGCATGGAGGTGTTAAGGAGGGTCAAGGAAAAGGATCCGAATATTGAAGTTGTCATCCTGACAGGTCATGGGACGATGGATAGCGTCATTGAGGCATTGAGAGACGGCGGGGCTTTTGATTACCTTCACAAGCCGCTTTACAACATAAAACAACTAAGCTTTGTAACAAAGAAGGCCATTGAGAGAAAACATCTGAGATTCGAAAATCAGAGATTGTTTGAGACATTAAAAGATACAAACAAGAGACTATCTGAAAAACTTTCAAGAGTTACAAGGGACCTTGGAGGGATTATAAATATTGTATCATCATCATCCGACAACGAATTGAAACAAACCCTTGTACCTGCCCTTGAGGCATTAATTGAAGTGTTAAACGTGGAAGGATGA